The Alkalibacter saccharofermentans DSM 14828 DNA window TATCGTTGGATTGCACTAATTGTAACAGTAGTGGGATTAGCATTAATTCCATTTTTAGATACGATCATCAAAGAGTCGGGTATTATAAGTTCAAATGAATTGATAATATATTATTTAATTTTTTTATTCAATACAACCAGCACATATTTTGTCGTTTATAAGTATAGTCTTGTTAGCGCTGAACAAAAAAACTATCTACAAACCAATATACAAACTATAACTATGGTAATAACTACCATTGTTCAAATAATAATTTTGATTTCATTGAAGAATTTTCTCCTTTATTTAATTTCAGCGGCTCTTATTGAACTTATACAGAAAATATTTGTAAATAGATATCTTAATAAAAGATATCCGTTTTTATTGGATGATGTAACAAGAAAGCTAACAAAGGAAGAAAAAGAACCAATCATCAAAAACATTAAGGCTTTAGTTCTTCATAAAATTGGTGATATTAGCGTTTATCAAACCGATAATATCTTAATTTCTTCGTTTATAAATATTACAACTGTGGGTTTGGTTTCAAATTACACTCTTATTATTAGTGCTGTAACAAGTTTCTTAAATATTATATTCAACTCGTTAATTTCAGGGTTTGGAAATCTAATAGCTACAGAAAATACTGATAAACAGTATGAATTATTCAAAGTGTACAGATTTGTGGGGTTTTGGTGTTATGGTTTTGCATCAATAGCCTTGATTACTCTAATCAATCCTTTTATTGAACTTTGGATTGGAAGCCAAATGTTAATTGGTACTACTGTTATTTATCTAATAATTTCAGATTATTATCTTAAAGGACATCGAATAGTAGTTAACAACTTTAAGGTTGCAGCAGGTATTTTTGATGAAGATAAATATATAGGGTTAATTCAGGCTATAGTTAATTTGGTTATTTCAATTATATTAGTCAAAAAAATTGGTTTGCCGGGTATTTTTATTGGAACGGTGATCCAAGGCTTGATTTCTAATATGAGTAGGCCTTTTATAGTATATAGAAAGATATTCGGAAGAAGTGGAATAGAGTACTATGTCGATTCTTTATTTTATTTATGTGTGCTAATAGTCCCTCTTTTAGTTTTAGAATTTATGAAACCAATAATTCTAATGAATTTAGGCATTTCAAATTTTGTTTTTATGATTTTTCTGGTAGCTTTAATAC harbors:
- a CDS encoding lipopolysaccharide biosynthesis protein, producing MSRIKYASKNIKYGYLGNLLSLLLKFISRTIFIYTIGVTYLGVNGLYVNILSVLSFAELGIGTAMNYSLYKPVAENDKEKIKALMHLYKYAYRWIALIVTVVGLALIPFLDTIIKESGIISSNELIIYYLIFLFNTTSTYFVVYKYSLVSAEQKNYLQTNIQTITMVITTIVQIIILISLKNFLLYLISAALIELIQKIFVNRYLNKRYPFLLDDVTRKLTKEEKEPIIKNIKALVLHKIGDISVYQTDNILISSFINITTVGLVSNYTLIISAVTSFLNIIFNSLISGFGNLIATENTDKQYELFKVYRFVGFWCYGFASIALITLINPFIELWIGSQMLIGTTVIYLIISDYYLKGHRIVVNNFKVAAGIFDEDKYIGLIQAIVNLVISIILVKKIGLPGIFIGTVIQGLISNMSRPFIVYRKIFGRSGIEYYVDSLFYLCVLIVPLLVLEFMKPIILMNLGISNFVFMIFLVALIPNVFFVLFLRKRKEFKYLLDLIKIRVKGRR